Part of the Leptospiraceae bacterium genome is shown below.
GTGAAAAGTAAAATCAAATCACCAGACTCAATTTTAATGTTGTAGTTTTGCATGTATGCTTCGATATCATCTAACATTCCGACCCAAGTTCCATACGTCGGGAAATTCTCTATCGTCTGAGTAGCTTTACGATAGACGATAATGTCTTGGTGTGAACCTGCATAAGTCATACCATCAGGAGAAAGAGATATAGCGGTTATCGTCATATATCTGTCTACTTTTAATAATGCTATATTTTCTTTGATAACTTTGTTTAATTCTATTAGAACTTGGTTTGGATTTTCGCTTGAGTTCTTAGATATTATCGTTCGAATGCTAGTTTGTGCCATCATCATGATCAGTCCAGACTCAACACCATGTCCAGATACATCTCCAATCATGACCCATGGATTTTTATCAGTGCGGATAATATCATAGTAGTCGCCACCGACTTCTGTAGCAGGTAACATGATGGCGGAAATTTCATATCCACCCAGTTTATCGTCCGCAGGAGTGAGAGATGTTTGTATCCGTTTAGCAACTTCCATTTCACTCCAGAGTGCATCTCTTGCTTCTTTTAGACTTTTTCGACTTTTAAATTCTTTCTGGATCAATACGTATTTTACATGATTGATACTTGCAGCAATGATAACAGTTGATAACATGAAATATAAATTGTTAATTAAGTTATAAAGGTGAAATTCTTTTCCCCAGATTGCATTTAATACTACATATAATACTACTGTTATAAAACCATTTAAAGCAGAATGAATGGCTCTCCACGGCAAAAGTAAATTAACCGCTATGATGACTAAATTTAAACCTGCATAATAGGATGAATTAAAACCACCTAAATCAACAGTCATAAATATAATTGACAAACTTACGAAAAAGGTAAAGGCGTATCCATGTAAGAATGAATACTTCGAAGGTTTACTTTTTAAAATTATTATGTATTGAAGGATTACTATTGCAGTAGCTGTGATTCTGTAAAATGCAAACTTAGGTAAAAGAAATCTGGCTTCTGAGGGTATTATAAAAATATCTAAAGCAAAAAAAATAGGAACTAAAGTTGCTCCTAAAATTGTTAAGATTTTTAACCATGAATGCAATAGAAAGTCTAGATAATCAGGAAATTTATCTATAAAGTCGAAAGGTTCCTGATTTGGTTTTTGGGGATCGTTTGAAATCATTTGTATTAAA
Proteins encoded:
- a CDS encoding SpoIIE family protein phosphatase, whose translation is MISNDPQKPNQEPFDFIDKFPDYLDFLLHSWLKILTILGATLVPIFFALDIFIIPSEARFLLPKFAFYRITATAIVILQYIIILKSKPSKYSFLHGYAFTFFVSLSIIFMTVDLGGFNSSYYAGLNLVIIAVNLLLPWRAIHSALNGFITVVLYVVLNAIWGKEFHLYNLINNLYFMLSTVIIAASINHVKYVLIQKEFKSRKSLKEARDALWSEMEVAKRIQTSLTPADDKLGGYEISAIMLPATEVGGDYYDIIRTDKNPWVMIGDVSGHGVESGLIMMMAQTSIRTIISKNSSENPNQVLIELNKVIKENIALLKVDRYMTITAISLSPDGMTYAGSHQDIIVYRKATQTIENFPTYGTWVGMLDDIEAYMQNYNIKIESGDLILLFTDGITELDYKENEMYGQERLKDNLIKFSHLPGKEIIELIVKDALSTAKSQDDDISLVLLKKE